Proteins from one Coregonus clupeaformis isolate EN_2021a chromosome 25, ASM2061545v1, whole genome shotgun sequence genomic window:
- the LOC121539548 gene encoding cyclin-K-like isoform X1 translates to MKEYRENSIPGNPAASLDHIKPCWYWDKKDLAHTPSQSEGLDPATEARYRREGARFIFDVGTRLGLHYDTLATGIIYFHRFYMFHSFKQFPRYVTGGCCLFLAGKVEETPKKCKDIIKTARSLLNDIQFAQFGDDPKEEVMVLERILLQTIKFDLQVEHPYQFLLRYAKQLKDLKYFRSVSGDKNKVQKLVQMAWTFVNDSLCTMLSLQWEPEIIAVAVMYLAGRLCKFDIQEWTSKQSSRRWWEQFVQDVPVELLEDICHQILDLYSQGKQQMPQTPSEKTPPTPVPTPVLTPTPQQLQALTQPPLPNPPVPPPLSKKVSPQTSPPRQLKRAHVSSPKEQSQAPEPVGSKIPRLEPPMPPLPTSQPPSDRKPPASHPSALLPGETDPAGAGGPAEPPKGPPPPPHSASLHQPPPLPHRPPPPPPSSYIMGIPTSSSYMSGEGFQSLQSMMKTEGPSYSTVPPSYGPPLAYHSHVYPPNAPPPGPPLSASYPPPNLPPPSPAYPPPGYNHSYPPPPPHRMPPGHGDYPPVMGIPPSNYPPPPGGQSQVPPPLPPGMPPIGGMSQGAWLR, encoded by the exons ATGAAAGAATACAGGGAGAATTCGATCCCTGGAAATCCAGCTGCAAGTCTGGATCACATCAAGCCATGTTGGTACTGGGACAAGAAGGACCTGGCTCACACCCCCTCCCAGTCCGAGGGTCTGGACCCGGCCACCGAGGCCCGGTACCGAAGAGAGGGGGCTCGATTCATCTTCGACGTGGGCACGCGCCTGGGACT ACACTATGACACATTGGCTACAGGGATCATCTACTTCCATCGCTTCTACATGTTTCATTCCTTCAAGCAGTTCCCCAGATAT GTGACTGGGGGTTGCTGTCTATTCCTGGCTGGTAAAGTGGAAGAGACCCCAAAGAAATGTAAAGACATCATCAAGACCGCTCGCAGCCTGCTGAATGACATACAGTTCGCCCAGTTTGGAGATGACCCAAAG GAGGAGGTGATGGTGCTAGAGAGGATCCTGCTACAGACCATTAAGTTTGACCTGCAGGTGGAGCACCCATACCAGTTCCTGCTCCGCTACGCCAAGCAGCTCAAAG ATCTGAAGTATTTCCGATCTGTTTCAGGTGATAAGAACAAAGTCCAGAAGCTAGTTCAGATGGCCTGGACCTTTGTGAATGACAG CTTGTGCACTATGCTGTCcctacagtgggagccagagatCATAGCTGTAGCGGTCATGTACCTGGCTGGCCGGCTGTGTAAGTTTGACATCCAGGAATGGACGTCCAAGCAGTCTTCACGGCGATGGTGGGAGCAGTTTGTCCAGGATGTCCCAGTGGAGCTGCTGGAAG ACATCTGCCACCAGATCCTAGACCTATACTCCCAGGGCAAGCAGCAGATGCCCCAGACCCCCAGCGAGAAGACCCCACCTACCCCCGTCCCCACCCCCGTCCTCACCCCCACCCCTCAGCAGCTGCAGGCCCTCACCCAGCCCCCGCTCCCCAACCCCCCCGTCCCGCCACCACTCAGCAAGAAGGTCTCGCCCCAGACCAGCCCTCCCCGCCAGCTCAAACGAGCCCAC gtaTCATCTCCTAAAGAACAAAGCCAGGCACCTG agCCAGTGGGTTCTAAGATCCCCAGGCTGGAGCCTCCGATGCCCCCTCTACCCACATCACAACCCCCCTCGG ACCGCAAGCCTCCAGCCTCCCACCCCTCCGCCCTTCTCCCAGGAGAGACAGACCCAGCTGGGGCAGGAGGCCCAGCGGAGCCCCCTAAAGGACCTCCACCTCCCCCCCACTCAGCCTCCCTCCACCAGCCTCCCCCGCTTCCCCACCgcccccctccaccacccccatccaGCTATATCATGGGCATCCCCACCTCCAGCTCCTATATGTCAGGAGAGGGCTTCCAGAGCCTCCAGTCTATGATGAAGACAGAGGGGCCGTCCTACAGCACCGTCCCTCCATCCTATGGCCCTCCCCTGGCCTACCACAGCCATGTCTACCCCCCTAACGCCCCACCGCCTGGTCCTCCACTCTCCGCCTCCTACCCTCCACCCAACCTCCCTCCACCCTCGCCCGCCTACCCCCCGCCGGGGTACAACCACAGCTACCCTCCCCCGCCCCCTCATCGCATGCCCCCGGGACACGGGGATTATCCGCCTGTGATGGGCATCCCTCCTAGCAACTATCCCCCACCCCCTGGAGGACAGAGCCAGGTACCCCCTCCGCTGCCCCCTGGTATGCCCCCCATCGGTGGCATGAGTCAGGGGGCGTGGTTGAGGTGA
- the LOC121539548 gene encoding cyclin-K-like isoform X2: protein MKEYRENSIPGNPAASLDHIKPCWYWDKKDLAHTPSQSEGLDPATEARYRREGARFIFDVGTRLGLHYDTLATGIIYFHRFYMFHSFKQFPRYVTGGCCLFLAGKVEETPKKCKDIIKTARSLLNDIQFAQFGDDPKEEVMVLERILLQTIKFDLQVEHPYQFLLRYAKQLKGDKNKVQKLVQMAWTFVNDSLCTMLSLQWEPEIIAVAVMYLAGRLCKFDIQEWTSKQSSRRWWEQFVQDVPVELLEDICHQILDLYSQGKQQMPQTPSEKTPPTPVPTPVLTPTPQQLQALTQPPLPNPPVPPPLSKKVSPQTSPPRQLKRAHVSSPKEQSQAPEPVGSKIPRLEPPMPPLPTSQPPSDRKPPASHPSALLPGETDPAGAGGPAEPPKGPPPPPHSASLHQPPPLPHRPPPPPPSSYIMGIPTSSSYMSGEGFQSLQSMMKTEGPSYSTVPPSYGPPLAYHSHVYPPNAPPPGPPLSASYPPPNLPPPSPAYPPPGYNHSYPPPPPHRMPPGHGDYPPVMGIPPSNYPPPPGGQSQVPPPLPPGMPPIGGMSQGAWLR, encoded by the exons ATGAAAGAATACAGGGAGAATTCGATCCCTGGAAATCCAGCTGCAAGTCTGGATCACATCAAGCCATGTTGGTACTGGGACAAGAAGGACCTGGCTCACACCCCCTCCCAGTCCGAGGGTCTGGACCCGGCCACCGAGGCCCGGTACCGAAGAGAGGGGGCTCGATTCATCTTCGACGTGGGCACGCGCCTGGGACT ACACTATGACACATTGGCTACAGGGATCATCTACTTCCATCGCTTCTACATGTTTCATTCCTTCAAGCAGTTCCCCAGATAT GTGACTGGGGGTTGCTGTCTATTCCTGGCTGGTAAAGTGGAAGAGACCCCAAAGAAATGTAAAGACATCATCAAGACCGCTCGCAGCCTGCTGAATGACATACAGTTCGCCCAGTTTGGAGATGACCCAAAG GAGGAGGTGATGGTGCTAGAGAGGATCCTGCTACAGACCATTAAGTTTGACCTGCAGGTGGAGCACCCATACCAGTTCCTGCTCCGCTACGCCAAGCAGCTCAAAG GTGATAAGAACAAAGTCCAGAAGCTAGTTCAGATGGCCTGGACCTTTGTGAATGACAG CTTGTGCACTATGCTGTCcctacagtgggagccagagatCATAGCTGTAGCGGTCATGTACCTGGCTGGCCGGCTGTGTAAGTTTGACATCCAGGAATGGACGTCCAAGCAGTCTTCACGGCGATGGTGGGAGCAGTTTGTCCAGGATGTCCCAGTGGAGCTGCTGGAAG ACATCTGCCACCAGATCCTAGACCTATACTCCCAGGGCAAGCAGCAGATGCCCCAGACCCCCAGCGAGAAGACCCCACCTACCCCCGTCCCCACCCCCGTCCTCACCCCCACCCCTCAGCAGCTGCAGGCCCTCACCCAGCCCCCGCTCCCCAACCCCCCCGTCCCGCCACCACTCAGCAAGAAGGTCTCGCCCCAGACCAGCCCTCCCCGCCAGCTCAAACGAGCCCAC gtaTCATCTCCTAAAGAACAAAGCCAGGCACCTG agCCAGTGGGTTCTAAGATCCCCAGGCTGGAGCCTCCGATGCCCCCTCTACCCACATCACAACCCCCCTCGG ACCGCAAGCCTCCAGCCTCCCACCCCTCCGCCCTTCTCCCAGGAGAGACAGACCCAGCTGGGGCAGGAGGCCCAGCGGAGCCCCCTAAAGGACCTCCACCTCCCCCCCACTCAGCCTCCCTCCACCAGCCTCCCCCGCTTCCCCACCgcccccctccaccacccccatccaGCTATATCATGGGCATCCCCACCTCCAGCTCCTATATGTCAGGAGAGGGCTTCCAGAGCCTCCAGTCTATGATGAAGACAGAGGGGCCGTCCTACAGCACCGTCCCTCCATCCTATGGCCCTCCCCTGGCCTACCACAGCCATGTCTACCCCCCTAACGCCCCACCGCCTGGTCCTCCACTCTCCGCCTCCTACCCTCCACCCAACCTCCCTCCACCCTCGCCCGCCTACCCCCCGCCGGGGTACAACCACAGCTACCCTCCCCCGCCCCCTCATCGCATGCCCCCGGGACACGGGGATTATCCGCCTGTGATGGGCATCCCTCCTAGCAACTATCCCCCACCCCCTGGAGGACAGAGCCAGGTACCCCCTCCGCTGCCCCCTGGTATGCCCCCCATCGGTGGCATGAGTCAGGGGGCGTGGTTGAGGTGA